Genomic DNA from Streptomyces sp. GS7:
CCGTCGCGGGTGACCTTCTTCAGCCAGTGGGCCGGGATGATCTGGTCGGTGTCGACGTTGCTGCGGCGCAGCGGAACGGCCCGGCCGGTGTGGGTGGTGAAAGCGTCCATGGTTCTCAGACTCCCGCGGGCTCGGCGACGGCGTCGGACAGGTCGGCGGGTGAGGCCAGATGGCCGAGAACCGCCGTTGCGGCGGCCACCTGGGGCGAGACCAGGTGCGTGCGGCCCCCCTTGCCCTGCCGGCCCTCGAAGTTGCGGTTGGAGGTGGACGCGGAGCGCTCACCGGGCGCCAGCTGGTCGGGGTTCATGCCCAGGCACATCGAGCAGCCCGCGTGCCGCCATTCGGCGCCGGCCGCGGTGAACACCTTGTCCAGGCCCTCCGCAACGGCCTGGAGGGCGACCCGCACCGAGCCGGGAACGACCAGCATGCGTACGCCCTCGGCGACCGAACGGCCTTCCAGGATCGCCGCGGCAGAGCGCAGGTCCTCGATCCGGCCGTTGGTGCACGAACCTACGAAGACGGTGTCCACGGTGATCTCGCGCAGCGGTTGACCTGCTGTCAACCCCATGTATTCCAGGGCCTTTTCGGCGGCGAGCCGCTCCGAGGCGTCCTCGTACGAAGCCGGGTCGGGGACGCTGGCCGAAAGCGGCGCACCCTGGCCGGGGTTGGTGCCCCAGGTGACGAACGGCGACAGCGAGGCGGCGTCGATGACGACCTCGGCGTCGAAGACCGCGTCGTCGTCGGTGCGCAGCGTCTTCCAGTACGCGACCGCGGCGTCCCAGTCCTCGCCCTCGGGGGCGTGGTCGCGGCCCTGGAGGTAGTCGAAGGTGGTCCGGTCGGGGGCGATCATGCCGGCCCGGGCGCCCGCCTCGATCGACATGTTGCAGATGGTCATCCGGGCTTCCATCGACAGCTTCTCGATGGCCTGGCCGCGGTACTCGATGACGTAGCCCTGGCCGCCGCCGGTGCCGATCTTCGCGATGATCGCCAGGATGAGGTCCTTGGCGGTGACGCCCTCGGGCAGCTCGCCCTCCACCGTGATCGCCATGGTCCTGAACGGCGCCAGCGGCAGCGTCTGGGTGGCCAGGACGTGCTCGACCTGGCTGGTGCCGATGCCGAAGGCCAGCGCGCCGAACGCGCCGTGGGTGGAGGTGTGGCTGTCACCGCAGACCACGGTGGTGCCGGGCTGGGTCAGTCCCAACTGCGGTCCCACGACGTGGACAACGCCCTGCTCGACGTCGCCCAGCGGGTGCAGGCGGACGCCGAACTCCGCGCAGTTCTTGCGCAGCGTCTCCAGCTGGGTGCGCGAGACCGGGTCGGCGATCGGCTTGTCGATGTCGAGGGTCGGGGTGTTGTGATCCTCGGTGGCGATGGTCAGATCCGTCCGGCGCACCTGTCGGCCGGCCTTGCGCAGGCCGTCGAACGCCTGCGGGCTGGTGACCTCGTGCAGCAGGTGCAGATCGATGAAGAGGAGGTCGGGCTCGCCTTCCGCGCGCCGGACGACGTGGTCGTCCCAGACCTTCTCCGCAAGTGTCCGTCCCATCGCTTTCCCTCCGGCCGGCCGCTGTGCCGGCCTTGCTCGTCTGTGCGCGATGCCCGCGAATGTCCCCTGACGGGCCTGACGCCGGGCCCTGGTCGAGGGCCGCACCTACAGATTGACGACTTCCCTGGAAAATTGAACTTGCGTTTCACACTGTGAGACGCGAGTATCGTTGCATGGACAACTCTAGCGGCGTCGGCGTTCTCGACAAGGCAGCTCTGGTTTTGAGCGCTCTGGAGTCCGGTCCGGCCACCCTCGCCGGGCTGGTCGCGGCGACCGGGCTTGCACGACCCACGGCCCACCGGCTGGCCGTGGCACTGGAACACCACCGGATGGTGGCGAGGGACATGCAGGGCCGCTTCATCCTCGGCCCCCGGCTCTCCGAGCTGGCCGCGGCGGCCGGCGAGGACCGCCTGCTGGCCACGGCCGGGCCGGTGCTCACGCATCTGCGCGATGTGACGGGCGAGAGCGCCCAGCTCTATCGCCGGCAGGGCGACATGCGGATCTGCGTGGCGGCGGCGGAGCGGCTGTCCGGACTGCGGGACACCGTCCCGGTCGGCTCCACGCTGCCCATGAAGGCCGGCTCGGCCGCCCAGATCCTGATGGCCTGGGAAGAGCCGGAGCGGCTGCACCGCGGCCTCCAGGGCGCCCGCTTCACGGCCACCGCGCTGTCCGGCGTACGGCGCCGTGGCTGGGCCCAGTCGATCGGCGAGCGGGAGCCCGGCGTGGCGTCCGTCTCCGCGCCCGTACGCGGCCCCTCCAACCGCGTGGTGGC
This window encodes:
- the leuC gene encoding 3-isopropylmalate dehydratase large subunit; its protein translation is MGRTLAEKVWDDHVVRRAEGEPDLLFIDLHLLHEVTSPQAFDGLRKAGRQVRRTDLTIATEDHNTPTLDIDKPIADPVSRTQLETLRKNCAEFGVRLHPLGDVEQGVVHVVGPQLGLTQPGTTVVCGDSHTSTHGAFGALAFGIGTSQVEHVLATQTLPLAPFRTMAITVEGELPEGVTAKDLILAIIAKIGTGGGQGYVIEYRGQAIEKLSMEARMTICNMSIEAGARAGMIAPDRTTFDYLQGRDHAPEGEDWDAAVAYWKTLRTDDDAVFDAEVVIDAASLSPFVTWGTNPGQGAPLSASVPDPASYEDASERLAAEKALEYMGLTAGQPLREITVDTVFVGSCTNGRIEDLRSAAAILEGRSVAEGVRMLVVPGSVRVALQAVAEGLDKVFTAAGAEWRHAGCSMCLGMNPDQLAPGERSASTSNRNFEGRQGKGGRTHLVSPQVAAATAVLGHLASPADLSDAVAEPAGV
- the ndgR gene encoding IclR family transcriptional regulator NdgR, yielding MDNSSGVGVLDKAALVLSALESGPATLAGLVAATGLARPTAHRLAVALEHHRMVARDMQGRFILGPRLSELAAAAGEDRLLATAGPVLTHLRDVTGESAQLYRRQGDMRICVAAAERLSGLRDTVPVGSTLPMKAGSAAQILMAWEEPERLHRGLQGARFTATALSGVRRRGWAQSIGEREPGVASVSAPVRGPSNRVVAAVSVSGPIERLTRHPGRMHAQAVIDAAARLSDGLRRNGA